A genomic region of Torulaspora delbrueckii CBS 1146 chromosome 7, complete genome contains the following coding sequences:
- the TDEL0G00220 gene encoding uncharacterized protein encodes MTKTAVNKTTDVAKVQQTLSIAFGDSAACQYLITKFEDRTATEPLTKEEIYQSYSTLSKKYMAQGGFLLEAGDYDCVAVVVPPLENHAKAQRTKDPLFNKQFIEAGENYKKALGLGTKLKMFYLFMIGKNLNQPEVRGSARAILEYLKEEADKQDAAVILEAINEKAKKVYEYFGFMDYGEINYGKGEVNSQGEPDSNGEGFKANFMVYYKGGKLPIN; translated from the coding sequence ATGACAAAGACTGCGGTAAACAAGACGACTGATGTTGCCAAAGTGCAACAAACTCTGTCGATTGCATTTGGCGATAGTGCTGCTTGTCAGTATTTGATAActaaatttgaagatcgaACAGCTACTGAGCCTTTGACGAAGGAGGAAATTTACCAATCCTACTCGACATTGTCTAAGAAATATATGGCACAAGGTGGTTTTCTTCTAGAGGCTGGAGACTATGACTGTGTCGCTGTAGTGGTTCCCCCATTGGAAAACCATGCTAAAGCCCAGAGAACCAAGGACCCTCTCTTCAATAAGCAATTTATCGAAGCTGGCGAAAACTATAAGAAAGCACTGGGGTTGGGTaccaaattgaagatgttttACCTTTTTATGATCGGTAAGAACTTGAATCAACCAGAAGTTAGAGGTTCCGCCAGGGCTATCTTGGagtatttgaaagaagaggcTGATAAACAGGATGCTGCTGTGATTCTAGAGGCGATCAACGAGAAGGCAAAGAAGGTTTACGAGTATTTTGGATTCATGGACTACGGTGAAATCAACTACGGGAAGGGAGAGGTGAACTCTCAAGGTGAACCGGATTCTAATGGCGAAGGATTCAAGGCAAACTTCATGGTTTACTATAAAGGAGGAAAGCTCCCCATCAATTAA
- the PRE5 gene encoding proteasome core particle subunit alpha 6 (similar to Saccharomyces cerevisiae PRE5 (YMR314W); ancestral locus Anc_5.1), translating to MFRNNYDGDTVTFSPTGRLFQVDYTKLYDALEAIKQGSVTVGLHSKKYAVLVALKRNADELSSYQRKIIKCDEHLGLSLAGLAPDARVLSNYLRQQCNYSNLVFNRKLSVEKAGHLLCDKAQKNTQSYGGRPYGVGLLIIGHDKSGAHLLEFQPSGNTLELYGSAIGARSQGAKTYLERTLDTFLEIEDPNELIKQGVEALRQSLKDETLSNNNLSIAIVGEDLPFTQYDNEAVSQFL from the coding sequence ATGTTTAGAAACAATTACGACGGAGATACGGTGACCTTTTCACCTACTGGGCGTTTGTTCCAGGTTGATTATACGAAGTTATACGACGCTTTAGAGGCGATTAAACAGGGGAGTGTTACTGTTGGGTTACATTCGAAGAAATACGCAGTGCTAGTGGCACTGAAGAGGAATGCAGATGAGCTTTCGTCATACCAGCGTaagatcatcaaatgtGATGAACATTTAGGGCTTTCTTTGGCTGGGTTGGCACCGGACGCTCGTGTTTTGAGTAACTATTTGAGACAACAGTGCAATTACTCTAATTTGGTTTTTAATAGAAAGCTCTCAGTTGAGAAAGCAGGTCATTTGCTATGTGATAAGGCACAAAAGAACACGCAATCGTATGGGGGAAGACCCTATGGGGTTGGGCTGCTGATTATTGGCCATGACAAGAGCGGTGCGCATTTACTTGAATTCCAACCATCGGGAAATACACTCGAATTGTACGGTTCAGCGATAGGAGCTCGTTCTCAAGGTGCCAAGACATATTTGGAGCGTACGCTAGATACTTTTCTGGAGATTGAAGACCCAAACGAGCTTATCAAACAAGGTGTTGAAGCTTTGAGACAATCGCTCAAGGATGAAACActcagcaacaacaacctCTCAATTGCCATAGTAGGTGAAGACCTGCCCTTCACGCAGTACGACAATGAAGCAGTCTCCCAATTTCTATAG
- the TDEL0G00200 gene encoding uncharacterized protein: MVCVSECTLPKAGLEYTDESKDFVFFRLGDKKQANSVKFTFVGQKVFKTNQLAEFNLSDEGTKKKDSQTLITRPRNCFIIMRTLIHNVIIRCLEKCDISSLKHVSAITSQLWGKNDGIFQLYFELLSQFEEHWHLNIYPEYRYHKVNKISRQLENKLVYQNMLNRMRYFTASSLLSKLEGILTFPVASAADTAVDATAAAEIPTAAEPFSSTYTYFSLSFHQSGVNHQYHSRQQHRQVINSTVRVGKTQQQDFASPQERKSFDALHNKRPRADSVDDGKLNRKNRCKAVTQETLCDRIKFGLPKRNGRSLLSLKRARKSNTSRSKESLNQEQNALKTVTTSAQTDPTDSTRKCSALFSHGRIPVSQQTFFKSMPFKDVQSTSVPSTMASSTQLPGSNVNSLRKNPKRVYSKPQCMVGSKQRLDVQDLYLEKKPIIVLSSDQPYND; this comes from the coding sequence ATGGTTTGCGTATCCGAGTGTACACTTCCCAAGGCAGGCCTCGAATACACTGATGAGAGCAAGGATTTTGTATTCTTCAGGTTGGGAGATAAGAAGCAGGCAAACTCTGTCAAGTTTACATTTGTGGGGCAGAAGGTTTTTAAAACAAACCAATTGGCTGAATTCAATCTCTCTGATGAGGGGACCAAAAAGAAAGATTCACAAACGTTAATAACAAGACCGCGTAACTGTTTCATTATCATGCGTACTTTGATTCATAATGTTATTATCCGCTGTCTCGAAAAGTGTGACATATCTTCGTTGAAACATGTATCTGCAATCACTTCACAACTATGGGGGAAGAATGATGGAATATTTCAGCTATactttgagcttctttcacaatttgaagagcacTGGCATCTAAACATTTATCCTGAGTATCGTTACCATAAGGTCAATAAAATAAGTCGGCAACTGGAAAATAAGCTCGTGTATCAGAATATGTTAAATCGAATGCGCTATTTTACAGCTTCTTCGCTGTTATCTAAATTGGAAGGTATTTTAACATTCCCGGTTGCGTCTGCCGCGGATACTGCTGTTGATGCCACTGCTGCTGCGGAGATCCCCACTGCGGCTGAACCGTTCAGTTCCACCTATACCTATTTTTCATTGTCATTCCATCAAAGCGGCGTAAACCATCAATACCATTCTCGCCAACAACACCGCCAGGTGATAAATAGTACGGTTCGGGTCGGGAAGACCCAACAACAAGATTTCGCAAGTCCTCAAGAGCGGAAATCCTTTGACGCTCTCCACAACAAGCGTCCAAGAGCTGATAGCGTCGATGATGGCAAATTGAACCGGAAGAATAGGTGTAAGGCCGTTACACAAGAAACTCTGTGTGATCGTATCAAATTCGGCCTTCCCAAGAGAAATGGCCGCTCTCTCTTGTCACTGAAGAGAGCTAGAAAATCCAACACCTCAAGATCTAAGGAATCATTAAACCAAGAACagaatgctttgaagactgTAACTACATCCGCACAAACAGATCCTACCGATTCTACAAGAAAGTGCTCCGCGCTTTTTAGCCATGGAAGAATACCTGTCTCCCAAcaaaccttcttcaagtccatgcctttcaaagacgtTCAAAGTACCAGCGTTCCTTCTACGATGGCCTCTTCAACCCAACTCCCCGGAAGTAACGTGAATAGCCTGCGTAAAAATCCCAAAAGGGTTTATTCAAAGCCTCAGTGTATGGTGGGGTCTAAACAACGTCTGGACGTTCAAGACCTTTACCTAGAGAAGAAACCCATCATTGTATTATCTTCCGATCAGCCGTACAATGACTAA
- the TDEL0G00210 gene encoding uncharacterized protein: MSNTSTSSLEAQIVSIEQKDNAGSKNAAGLLKDEYKVVSSRDADVTLNFLEEHDSEVPLITPDEDRKLRRKVAAIVVGLTFLVNLTLYSDKATLSYASIFGLWEDTGLTQETYNDANTLFYVGYLIGQANMFLCKNYPIGRVVTVMCALWTIIIFLHCVAYNHQGIIALRFFLGFVESVAVPTLNITMNQFLTPDEKNSYGPIWYVSSIGVSIPVGFIAYGILHAKSSVPIWKLFMIIIGGCTFLLTIIIFFFYPNNPTDAKFLSTKEKVWVIRRVQESSQASIEQKVVKKYQIVEAFKDPITWFFSIFFLFQQLANNLAYQQNLLFQGIGNITNLSSTLVSVAAGGFASICAVIATVFLLYKRNYTAFSVVFWTIPSFAGSIALVSIDWDKKIALLAMLCLACPLFGIPWILMFSWNTTSCAGYTKRLTRNAIIMFWYAIANIISPQIWRSKDKPRFIPAWIVQIVLSFFLAPLTALVIWYILKKRNNERLAERHKSHVAVELEGKVVETNVAMLDLTDLENETFIYPL; the protein is encoded by the coding sequence ATGAGTAATACTAGTACATCCTCTTTAGAGGCTCAAATAGTCTCAATTGAGCAGAAAGACAATGCTGGTTCGAAAAATGCTGCTGGATTACTGAAGGACGAATATAAAGTTGTCAGCTCAAGAGATGCGGATGTTactttgaactttttggaAGAGCACGACTCGGAAGTACCTCTTATTACACCTGACGAGGACCGTAAGCTACGGCGTAAGGTCGCTGCCATTGTTGTAGGCCTTACTTTTTTAGTCAATTTGACTTTGTACTCTGATAAGGCTACTTTGTCGTATGCTTCGATCTTTGGTCTGTGGGAAGATACTGGCTTGACGCAAGAAACTTATAATGATGCTAATACCCTGTTTTATGTTGGTTACTTGATCGGTCAGGCTAATATGTTTTTGTGCAAAAATTACCCTATTGGTAGAGTGGTCACGGTTATGTGTGCCCTTTGGACTATCATTATCTTCCTACACTGTGTCGCCTATAATCACCAAGGTATCATCGCACTGAGATTTTTCTTAGGGTTTGTTGAGTCTGTTGCTGTGCCCACTTTGAATATAACAATGAATCAGTTCTTGACAcctgatgaaaagaactCCTATGGTCCAATTTGGTACGTCTCCTCAATCGGTGTGTCTATCCCTGTTGGTTTCATTGCCTACGGTATTCTACATGCCAAATCATCTGTGCCTATTTGGAAATTGTTCATGATCATCATTGGCGGTTGTACCTTTCTGTTaaccatcatcatctttttcttctatCCAAACAATCCAACTGATGCGAAGTTTTTGAGtaccaaagaaaaagttTGGGTCATTAGAAGAGTCCAAGAAAGCAGTCAAGCTTCCATTGAACAAAAAGTTGTCAAGAAGTATCAAATTGTCGAAGCTTTCAAGGATCCAATTACCTGGTTTTTCTCCATCTTTTTCTTGTTCCAACAATTGGCCAATAACTTGGCTTACCAACAGAACTTGTTATTTCAAGGTATTGGTAACATCACTAATTTGTCTTCTACGTTGGTGTCAGTGGCAGCTGGTGGGTTTGCATCTATCTGTGCCGTCATAGCAACTGTATTCCTATTGTACAAAAGAAACTACACTGCTTTCTCGGTTGTATTCTGGACCATACCATCTTTTGCAGGTTCAATTGCATTGGTATCTATCGATTGGGATAAGAAGATTGCGTTGTTGGCTATGTTATGTCTGGCTTGTCCCTTGTTTGGTATCCCATGGATTCTCATGTTCAGTTGGAACACAACTAGTTGTGCTGGTTACACAAAGAGGCTAACGAGAAACGCTATTATTATGTTCTGGTATGCTATTGCTAACATTATTTCTCCTCAAATATGGAGAAGCAAGGACAAACCACGTTTTATTCCCGCTTGGATCGTTCAAATCgttctctctttctttctcgCTCCATTGACTGCTTTGGTGATCTGGtatattttgaaaaagagaaataatgaaagattAGCCGAACGTCATAAGAGTCATGTTGCCGTGGAACTTGAAGGTAAAGTCGTCGAAACAAATGTGGCAATGCTAGATCTCACAGACCTTGAAAATGAGACTTTCATCTATCCATTGTAA
- the TDEL0G00180 gene encoding sodium:solute symporter family protein — MHVVAASFLLPLNVIVYTALGGLKATFISDWVHTVIIYLILIVSVYTTYCSSSLIGSPGKMWDLLKEIQDVFPMASGKSYLSFKSRDMILLSWSVTLGGMSSVLGDPGYSQRAIASDSRSVFLGYTMGGLCWWVIPWALGSSAGLACRALLTNPASVTFPNELSPAELNASMPVIYGLAAIFGKSGAAAGLVMLFMSVTSATSAELIAFSSITTYDLYRTYINPNATGKQLVRASHISVISFGIFMAALSVVFNYIGVTVGWLLSFLGILLNPEAGAVVLCLFWPRMTKLGLLIGAPLGTVTGIVCWLGSTYAFGGHVVNKNTVMTAEATFIGNIVSLFSGTIYIIVFSLLTPNSASYDLRLLRNAIKVADDVDDEEEKALILTEADEKVLGHQSYLSLAVNVFVLLGVYVVVTCALYGWGGDFSKSSFTAFMVVMMIWLLVAAFSIILLPLWQGRDTIKLVVRSILKKEPEVVYFTDAASSSSQGDAVQDGEIVAGKKNDIHITVSGM, encoded by the coding sequence ATGCATGTCGTGGCTGCCAGCTTCTTGCTGCCGCTCAATGTCATAGTATACACAGCTTTAGGTGGTCTGAAAGCAACATTCATATCGGATTGGGTGCATACAGTGATCATCTATCTTATTCTCATTGTGTCAGTTTACACCACTTATTGTAGCTCATCATTGATCGGCTCACCTGGAAAGATGTGGGATCTATTGAAGGAAATCCAAGATGTCTTCCCAATGGCTTCAGGAAAGAGCTATCTATCCTTTAAAAGTCGCGACATGATCCTCCTGTCATGGTCAGTGACACTTGGAGGAATGTCATCTGTGCTGGGTGACCCTGGTTACTCGCAAAGAGCAATTGCTTCAGATTCTCGTAGCGTTTTCTTGGGGTACACTATGGGCGGTCTATGTTGGTGGGTGATTCCATGGGCCTTGGGTTCGTCAGCTGGTCTAGCATGTAGAGCTTTGCTCACCAACCCCGCTTCTGTTACTTTCCCCAATGAATTGTCGCCAGCTGAATTGAATGCCAGCATGCCAGTGATATATGGGCTTGCCGCTATATTCGGTAAGAGCGGTGCTGCTGCAGGCCTTGTCATGTTGTTTATGTCAGTAACTTCTGCAACCTCCGCTGAACTCATCGCTTTCTCGTCCATCACCACATATGATTTATACAGGACCTACATCAACCCCAATGCAACTGGTAAACAGTTGGTGAGAGCTTCTCATATCTCTGTGATAAGCTTTGGAATTTTTATGGCTGCTTTGTCTGTTGTGTTCAACTACATTGGGGTTACAGTCGGCTGGCTATTAAGTTTTCTGGGAATCCTATTAAATCCCGAAGCCGGGGCAGTAGTACTTTGTTTATTCTGGCCACGTATGACAAAACTTGGTCTTTTAATTGGCGCTCCCTTAGGCACTGTCACCGGGATTGTCTGTTGGTTGGGCTCTACTTACGCGTTTGGAGGACATGTCGTAAACAAAAACACAGTTATGACAGCAGAAGCTACATTCATTGGTAACATTGTGAGCTTATTCTCTGGAACAATCTATATCATTGTCTTTTCATTGTTGACGCCTAACTCTGCCTCTTATGATCTCCGACTATTGAGGAACGCAATCAAAGTGGCAGATGATGttgacgacgaagaagaaaaagcaCTGATCCTCACGGAGGCTGATGAAAAAGTCCTGGGTCATCAGAGCTACCTGAGCCTGGCAGTGAATGTTTTCGTGTTACTGGGTGTCTACGTTGTAGTGACTTGTGCCTTATATGGGTGGGGCGGAGACTTCAgtaaatcttctttcacAGCTTTCATGGttgtgatgatgatatggCTTCTGGTGGCAGCTTTTTCGATCATATTGCTACCGTTATGGCAAGGTAGGGACACTATCAAACTTGTTGTAAGATCGATCCTAAAGAAAGAACCAGAAGTGGTCTATTTCACGGACGCTgcatcatcctcatcccAGGGTGATGCAGTCCAAGATGGTGAAATAGTTGCCGGTAAGAAAAATGACATTCATATAACGGTGAGTGGTATGTAG
- the TDEL0G00170 gene encoding uncharacterized protein has translation MTNWEVIARRKRESVQNAIPEEWLVPDINKRMTEAGYINSKLYIDTLVPSQEKKITDCTVLELSAKISAGQLSSWDVCNAFCHRAALAHQLLNCCVEIFFYRALDKARELDEIFARTGKTVGPFHGIPISLKDQLNIPGIDTTIGYVGYVDIQAKKQSLLASILEKNGALFYVKTTVPMAMMAPETVSNLMGVTLNGVNSRFSSGGSSGGEGALIAARGSLLGLGTDIGGSIRIPAAFQGLYALRPSHGRISYMDVANSYVGQEVVPSVIGPLATSLEDIELLTKTVVESEAWKLDPKVVPIPWRDMSHLRKEKLRFVCNVMDGMVMVHPPVTRALSKVVNALTGAGHEIIEYDFDHHKAVLNLATKAFTADQGKEIEEVCNLSGEPFVEAIKPLVGYDPNEPPISVEEWWAIGESKSHLREKFFKYWQDTAKQFSDGKMIDAILCPVWPSAGFKKDDGNYAAINYTVPFNILDCPSVILPVTLSDKMIDLPNDTYVPVDDFDEKIHNYYDPNEFHGMPVCIQIVC, from the coding sequence ATGACTAACTGGGAAGTCATAgcaagaaggaaaagagagTCGGTACAAAATGCCATTCCAGAAGAATGGCTCGTCCCTGATATTAATAAGCGGATGACGGAAGCAGGTTACATTAATTCCAAGTTGTATATTGATACGCTAGTTCCATCtcaagagaaaaaaattacCGATTGTACCGTTTTGGAACTTTCTGCTAAAATCTCTGCTGGTCAGCTCTCATCGTGGGATGTTTGCAATGCGTTCTGCCACCGAGCCGCTTTAGCACACCAATTATTAAATTGCTGTGtggaaatcttcttttatCGTGCTTTAGACAAGGCCAGAGAACTAGATGAAATCTTTGCCAGAACAGGCAAGACTGTTGGACCATTCCACGGGATTCCCATTTCTctgaaagatcaattgaatattcCAGGAATCGATACTACCATTGGCTATGTTGGCTACGTTGATATTCAGGCCAAAAAACAGTCCTTACTTGCCTCTATACTAGAGAAGAACGGTGCTTTATTCTACGTCAAGACCACGGTTCCAATGGCGATGATGGCTCCAGAGACCGTTTCGAATTTGATGGGAGTTACCTTGAATGGTGTTAACTCAAGATTCTCAAGTGGTGGTAGTTCGGGTGGTGAGGGAGCCCTCATAGCTGCTCGGGGATCTCTTCTCGGTCTTGGAACAGATATAGGAGGAAGCATACGTATTCCTGCCGCCTTCCAAGGCCTTTATGCGCTTAGACCTTCACATGGAAGGATCTCGTACATGGATGTGGCTAACTCGTATGTGGGTCAAGAGGTTGTACCATCTGTTATTGGTCCCCTAGCTACATCTCTTGAAGACATTGAGCTGTTGACTAAGACAGTTGTGGAGTCTGAGGCTTGGAAACTGGATCCAAAAGTTGTTCCCATACCTTGGCGTGACATGTCCCATCTACGGAAAGAGAAATTACGTTTTGTCTGTAATGTGATGGACGGGATGGTCATGGTTCATCCACCCGTAACGAGGGCCCTTTCGAAAGTCGTGAATGCCCTCACTGGCGCGGGCCATGAAATTATCGAGTATGACTTTGACCACCACAAAGCTGTGCTTAATCTGGCTACTAAAGCATTCACTGCTGATCAAGGTAAAGAAATAGAAGAGGTTTGCAACTTGAGTGGGGAGCCTTTTGTGGAGGCCATCAAACCTCTTGTGGGATACGACCCTAACGAGCCTCCCATTTCGGTAGAAGAGTGGTGGGCCATTGGCGAGAGCAAATCTCATTTGAGAgagaagttcttcaaatactGGCAAGATACCGCTAAACAATTCTCTGATGGCAAGATGATTGATGCCATTCTGTGCCCCGTTTGGCCGTCAGCCGGCTTCAAAAAAGACGATGGCAACTACGCAGCAATCAACTACACTGTACCATTCAATATATTGGATTGTCCAAGTGTTATATTACCAGTAACACTATCTGATAAGATGATCGATTTACCAAACGACACTTATGTGCCAGTTGATGATTTCGACGAAAAAATTCACAATTATTATGATCCAAATGAATTCCATGGCATGCCGGTATGCATTCAGATCGtgtgttga
- the TDEL0G00190 gene encoding homeobox domain-containing protein, which translates to MLNMLNDKFIHMQQKTYIEGNACIGGSEQSVTDRSSKSTSLETDISVTSSTVTRKRLSDEVRLLLERLYERKRALNSKERHLVAKVCGLSPRQVRVWFANKRRRANAAYNRN; encoded by the exons ATGCTTAATATGCTCAATGATAAATTCATTCACATGCAACAAAAGACTTACATCGAAGGAAATGCGTGTATTGGCGGAAGTGAGCAAAGTGTAACGGACCgttcttccaaatcaacCTCTCTCGAAACTGATATATCTGTAACCAGCTCAACAGTAACTAGAAAGCGGCTTTCTGATGAGGTTCGTTTGCTTCTGGAACGTTTGTATGAGAGGAAGAGAGCTCtaaattccaaagaaagacaTCTTGTAGCTAAAGTGTGCGGCCTATCTCCTCGGCAGGTCCGTGTATGG TTTGCAAACAAGCGTAGAAGGGCCAATGCAGCTTATAATCGAAATTGA
- the TDEL0G00230 gene encoding uncharacterized protein: MLRRRSNVAWVVLIVIVFLLYRSLGPHPLPQGSARKSLGYRNKQTVQRKTDLLNADISQALKRQPWDLSPINHRITKQKYEDEEVVAFASNLDVDKVLVKKAKAAKKNEQDGNQLGLTFGSKDYKNSITCEDLAYRSVIQHSQEKAQLHDDLAELRHRLMSVPNFLSKEVTGEDEEEMTVPEIIEKKWYQFGSSAVWLESEQCYVVYSRVIYSSNHIKNHPHLSLVRAQAFDKDWNEIKGKRIPYVDVPRPADMQAALRQIDEEIGISDCSVHRSNQLAYDACVVENTRNGLTADKRRESILSKFYMTYPTILNIPFKTDGDWKGPEDPHVVLRRTEHGEEPVVIYNIRDEDLDRRIMVAFLPHRKIEPMVKFSIGGREQREIEKNWTPFFHRNVGESLISRGFIHFIYSFSPLEILKCSLNDGVCNLVFEADTLKISESNKFGGIRGGTQFIPLPDVLPQVDGAQVWIGFPKQHIDECGCGSVYYRPMFSVLVERDGVYSQEMMVPAMGFNMDVLAWDLKTTACKETNILSPNSIAYWGVAGQDPHTRKYEDYLIITVSEADSISKVITLKGVLNYILGIYREKDIMEKFAINEQADEIIGQTLHCLISSAFDSCKAYGEAHPEIKEEEKQE, from the coding sequence ATGTTAAGACGACGTTCGAATGTCGCCTGGGTGGTTCTTATTGTGATCGTTTTTCTCCTATACAGGAGTTTAGGGCCACATCCGTTGCCCCAAGGATCGGCTAGAAAGAGTCTAGGGTACCGTAATAAGCAAACTGTGCAACGTAAGACGGATTTGTTGAATGCGGATATATCGCAGGCTTTGAAACGTCAGCCATGGGACCTGTCTCCGATTAATCACCGTATTACCAAGCAAAAGtatgaggatgaagaagtggtTGCGTTTGCCTCGAATTTGGACGTAGACAAAGTATTGGTCAAGAAAGCCAAGGCAGCTAAGAAAAATGAACAAGATGGTAATCAATTGGGGTTAACATTTGGTTCTAAGGAttacaaaaattcaatTACTTGCGAAGATTTGGCATACCGTTCTGTGATTCAGCATTCCCAGGAGaaagctcaattgcatGATGATCTTGCCGAATTGAGGCACCGTCTGATGAGTGTACCAAACTTTCTTTCCAAGGAAGTTACaggtgaagatgaggaagaaatgACTGTGCCTGAGATTatagagaagaaatggtacCAGTTTGGTAGTTCTGCAGTGTGGCTTGAATCGGAGCAATGTTATGTTGTTTATTCGAGAGTTATTTACTCGTCGAACCATATCAAGAATCATCCACACCTTTCTCTAGTAAGAGCACAGGCCTTTGATAAGGATTGGAATGAGATCAAGGGCAAAAGGATACCCTACGTGGACGTACCAAGACCAGCTGATATGCAGGCGGCCTTGAGacaaattgatgaagaaattggtaTTTCAGATTGTAGTGTTCACAGATCTAATCAATTAGCATATGATGCCTGCGTTGTCGAAAACACGAGGAACGGACTGACTGCGGATAAGAGAAGAGAGAGTATCCTCTCGAAATTTTATATGACTTACCCAACAATTTTGAATATTCCTTTCAAGACTGATGGTGACTGGAAGGGACCGGAAGATCCACATGTTGTTTTGAGACGAACCGAACACGGGGAAGAACCCGTCGTTATTTACAACATTCGTGACGAGGATTTAGACAGACGGATTATGGTGGCTTTCTTACCTCACAGAAAGATTGAACCAATGGTTAAATTTAGCATCGGTGGACGTGAACAAAGAGAAATAGAAAAGAACTGGACACCTTTTTTCCATCGCAATGTTGGTGAGTCCCTAATATCTCGCGGTTTTATCCATTTCATTTACAGTTTTAGTCCACtggaaatcttgaaatgcTCTCTGAACGACGGTGTGTGCAATCTTGTCTTCGAGGCTGATACGTTGAAAATCAGTGAGTCAAACAAGTTTGGTGGTATAAGAGGTGGTACACAGTTTATTCCATTGCCAGACGTTTTGCCCCAAGTTGATGGAGCGCAGGTATGGATTGGTTTCCCCAAACAACATATCGATGAATGCGGTTGTGGTAGTGTTTATTACAGACCAATGTTTAGTGTTCTTGTCGAACGCGATGGTGTTTATAGCCAAGAAATGATGGTTCCAGCGATGGGTTTCAACATGGATGTTCTTGCTTGGGATCTGAAGACGACTGCTTGTAAAGAAACTAATATTTTAAGTCCGAACTCTATCGCTTATTGGGGAGTTGCTGGGCAAGATCCACACACCAGAAAGTATGAAGATTATCTGATCATAACAGTTTCTGAGGCCGATTCCATTAGCAAAGTGATTACGTTGAAGGGTGTCCTAAACTATATTCTCGGTATTTATAGAGAAAAGGATATCATGGAAAAGTTTGCGATTAACGAACAAGCAGATGAGATTATAGGTCAAACATTACACTGtctaatttcttctgcgTTTGATAGTTGTAAGGCATACGGTGAAGCCCATCCTGAAattaaagaagaagaaaaacaagAGTAA